One stretch of Acropora muricata isolate sample 2 chromosome 12, ASM3666990v1, whole genome shotgun sequence DNA includes these proteins:
- the LOC136893119 gene encoding uncharacterized protein has translation MASKAWLVFFFVANIVLLYYYFHTMQSALSDEPTCKRPTERNAFPGDWSRTKRSYNQLKLNLGWEKIPRKSSPPPEELHDKWIVLTTVSLPTEDVKKLAKIDGWKVVVVGDTKTPAGWSHPNCVFLSVEKQKTLGYRIHDLIPYKSYARKNIGYLYAIQHGAKVIYETDDDNCPSSGKITFHLENTGEFYVYKTDSSVVNPYEHFGQSSIWPRGYPLDRIADPPSHTFIKCAEVETPVQQGIVNGDPDVDAIFRLTRKDKDVPLNVEFDADADPVVLPPKTLAPFNSQNTLFLYKGFWAMLLPTSVAFRVTDIWRGYWAQRLLWDIGSHLSFFPPNAVQVRNAHNYLADFTDEQQMNLHSSRFVEFLINWRSDKPGFFGRVLDLGVEMYKNDFWEWHDVILTEAWLEDLVSIGYEMPLVQPISKPCKKFVEEIVLQPKEKPSSFLRAGKELQTIKFTGS, from the exons ATGGCCTCCAAAGCTTGGTTAGTATTCTTTTTCGTAGCTAATATTGTATTGTTGTACTATTATTTTCATACAATGCAATCCGCATTGTCTGATGAACCGACGTGTAAGAGGCCTACAGAAAGAAACGCGTTTCCGGGTGACTGGTCCAGAACAAAGAGAAGTTACAATCAGCTGAAGCTAAATCTCGGCTGGGAAAAAATACCTCGAAAATCGTCTCCCCCGCCGGAAGAATTGCACGATAAATGGATCGTTTTGACGACCGTGAGTTTACCAACCGAAGACGTGAAGAAACTTGCGAAAATCGATGGTTGGAAAGTTGTAGTTGTTGGGGATACAAAGACACCGGCTGGTTGGAG CCATCCAAATTGTGTCTTTTTGAGtgtggaaaaacaaaagacgTTGGGGTATCGAATTCATGATTTGATTCCATATAAGAGTTATGCTCGAAAGAACATTGGCTATCTATATGCAATTCAACATGGTGCAAAAGTCATCTATGAGACAGACGACGACAATTGCCCTTCAAGTGGGAAGATAACGTTTCATCTCGAAAACACTGGGGAGTTCTATGTGTACAAGACAGATTCTTCTGTGGTAAATCCATATGAACACTTTGGTCAAAGCAGTATTTGGCCAAGGGGTTACCCCCTGGACCGTATTGCCGACCCCCCATCGCATACGTTTATCAAGTGTGCCGAGGTGGAAACGCCAGTTCAACAGGGAATAGTGAATGGGGACCCAGATGTAGATGCAATATTCCGTCTAACAAGAAAAGACAAAGATGTCCCTTTGAATGTCGAGTTTGACGCTGATGCCGACCCTGTTGTTCTTCCACCAAAGACACTGGCACCTTTCAATTCACAGAATACACTTTTCTTGTACAAGGGATTTTGGGCCATGCTGTTACCAACTTCAGTTGCCTTTCGTGTCACTGATATCTGGCGTGGTTACTGGGCTCAACGCTTATTGTGGGACATAGGCTCACATCTGTCATTTTTCCCACCTAATGCGGTCCAGGTACGAAATGCGCACAACTACTTGGCAGATTTTACAGATGAGCAGCAAATGAACCTCCATTCGTCTCGTTTTGTTGAATTCTTGATAAACTGGAGATCGGATAAGCCAGGTTTCTTTGGCAGAGTCCTGGACTTAGGTGTGGAAATGTATAAAAACGACTTCTGGGAATGGCACGATGTGATATTGACAGAAGCATGGTTGGAAGATTTGGTAAGTATTGGCTATGAGATGCCACTTGTTCAGCCCATTTCCAAACCATGCAAAAAGTTTGTTGAGGAAATAGTATTGCAGCCCAAGGAAAAGCCATCATCATTTTTACGTGCTGGGAAAGAGTTGCAGACAATTAAATTCACTGGAAGCTAG